The following are from one region of the Sardina pilchardus chromosome 4, fSarPil1.1, whole genome shotgun sequence genome:
- the LOC134077888 gene encoding E3 ubiquitin/ISG15 ligase TRIM25-like, translated as MASASVFHDEFSCSICLDLLKDPVTVPCGHSFCLSCITGCWDQEDQKGVYSCPQCRETFIPRPVLRRSTMLTEVIEKLKKTELQSDVTVSSDAKREDVECDFCTGRKHKAIKSCLTCMVSYCEVHIQPHYEVSGLSKHKLVNATSQLQEKICSQHNKIIELFCRKDQMLICMLCSMDDHNGHATVSAVAERAERQNKLSETKVENQTQIQQREKELQEVHQALLTLKASAQEAVEDSDRMFTELISFMEQKRSEVTESIRAQERAEVSRAEGLLEQLELEITKLKSRDAEIEKLLQKEDPVDFLQSFDACCTSSVSKIRSSITFTPHLSTDIKRSALKEIEHKVLRLNSGFLVGDRVRVKASVKTPSFGWRKVTHSSVGVITRLNGPSSCMLTDFPECTSWWANPSEMELVL; from the exons ATGGCTAGTGCTTCTGTATTTCACGATGAGTTCAGCTGTTCTATCTGTCTGGATCTGCTGAAGGACCCGGTGACTGTTCcctgtggacacagtttctgTTTGAGCTGCATTACAGGCTGCTGGGATCAAGAAGACCAGAAGGGTGTTtacagctgcccccagtgcagagAGACCTTCATTCCAAGACCTGTTCTACGCAGAAGTACAATGCTGACTGAAGTTATAGAGAAGCTGAAGAAGACTGAACTGCAGTCTGATGTCACAGTTTCTTCTGATGCCAAACGAGAGGATGTGGAGTGTGACTTCTGCACTGGGAGAAAACATAAAGCCATCAAGTCGTGTCTAACATGTATGGTTTCCTATTGCGAAGTTCACATTCAGCCTCACTATGAAGTATCTGGACTAAGCAAGCACAAGCTGGTGAATGCCACCTCACAGCTACAGGAGAAGATCTGCTCTCAGCACAACAAGATCATTGAGTTGTTTTGTCGCAAAGATCAGATGTTGATCTGTATGCTCTGCTCCATGGATGACCACAACGGACATGCAACTGTTTCAGCTGTAGCAGAACGGGCCGAGAGGCag AACAAGTTGTCAGAGACAAAGGTGGAGAACCAGACACAgatccagcagagagagaaggagctgcaAGAAGTCCATCAGGCCCTGCTAACGCTAAAG GCCTCTGCACAGGAAGCTGTTGAGGACTCTGACAGGATGTTCACTGAGCTGATCAGCTTCATGGAGCAGAAGCGCTCTGAGGTGACCGAGTCCATCAGAGCTCAGGAGAGGGCAGAGGTGAGTCGAGCTGAAGGACtcctggagcagctggagctggagatcaCTAAACTGAAGAGCAGAGATGCTGAGATTGAGAAACTTCTACAGAAAGAGGATCCTGTTGATTTCCTCCAG AGCTTTGATgcctgctgcacttcatctgtGTCAAAGATCCGTTCCAGTATAACTTTCACTCCACATCTCTCAACTGATATTAAGAGGTCGGCCCTTAAAGAGATAGAACACAAGGTGTTAAGGTTAAATTCAG GTTTCTTGGTTGGGGACAGAGTCCGAGTGAAGGCTTCTGTTAAAACTCCATCGTTCGGCTGGAGAAAAGTCACTCACAGCAGTGTGGGTGTGATAACAA GGCTCAATGGTCCATCTAGTTGCATGTTAACTGACTTTCCTGAGTGCACTTCCTGGTGGGCAAACCCCTCAGAGATGGAGCTAGTCCTCTGA
- the LOC134077889 gene encoding E3 ubiquitin/ISG15 ligase TRIM25-like, giving the protein MAFIPVSQDEFSCCVCLDLLKDPVTVPCGHSFCLNCITGCWDQEDQKGVYSCPQCRKTFSSRPVLGRNTMLTEVVEKLKKTEPQTDVKAPSYAGPDDVECDFCTGRKHKAIKSCLTCLVSYCEAHIQPHYEVPRLSKHKLVNATSQLQERICSQHDRIIEVFCRTDQQLICMMCSMDNHNGHKTVSAIAERTEKQKKLSKTKGENQTQIQQRDKERQEVHQALLTLKASAQEAVEDSERMFTELISFMEQKRSEVTESIRAQERAEVSRAEGLLEQLELEITKLKSRDADMEKLLHTEDHIDFLQSFDACCTSSVSKIRSSVTFTPHLSSTDIKRPALKEIEQKVLRLNSDHKVTSRDSHQTSEPTRPHQKSVVPERGFRVVVPEREFKVGDRVRVKVSVGTPNCGWRNVTHSSVGVIRMIYASWNVVDFPECTSWWALPSELELVL; this is encoded by the exons ATGGCCTTTATTCCCGTGTCTCAGGATGAGTTCAGCTGTTGTGTTTGCCTGGATCTACTGAAGGACCCTGTGACTGTTCCCTGCGGACACAGTTTCTGTTTGAACTGCATTACAGGCTGCTGGGATCAAGAAGACCAGAAGGGTGTTtacagctgcccccagtgcagaaAGACTTTCTCGTCAAGGCCTGTGCTGGGTAGAAACACAATGCTGACTGAAGTTGTAGAGAAGCTGAAGAAGACTGAACCTCAGACTGATGTTAAGGCTCCTTCCTATGCCGGACCAGACGATGTGGAGTGTGATTTCTGCACTGGGAGAAAACATAAAGCCATCAAGTCGTGTCTAACATGTCTGGTCTCCTATTGTGAAGCTCATATTCAGCCTCACTATGAAGTGCCTCGTTTAAGCAAGCACAAGCTGGTGAATGCCACCTCACAACTACAGGAGAGGATCTGCTCTCAGCATGACAGGATCATTGAGGTGTTTTGTCGCACAGACCAGCAGTTAATCTGTATGATGTGTTCTATGGACAACCACAACGGGCATAAAACTGTCTCAGCTATAGCAGAACGGACTGAGAAACAG AAAAAGTTGTCCAAGACGAAGGGGGAGAACCAGACACAGATCCAGCAGAGAGACAAGGAGCGGCAAGAGGTGCATCAGGCCCTGCTCACGCTAAAG GCCTCAGCACAGGAAGCTGTTGAGGACTCTGAGAGGATGTTCACTGAGCTGATCAGCTTCATGGAGCAGAAGCGCTCTGAGGTGACTGAGTCGATCAGAGCTCAGGAGAGGGCAGAGGTGAGTCGAGCTGAAGGACtcctggagcagctggagctggagatcaCTAAACTGAAGAGCAGAGATGCTGACATGGAGAAACTTCTACACACAGAAGATCATATTGATTTCCTCCAG aGCTTTGATgcctgctgcacttcatctgtATCAAAGATTCGTTCCAGTGTAACTTTCACTCCACATCTCTCCTCAACTGATATTAAGAGGCCGGCCCTTAAAGAGATAGAACAAAAGGTGTTGAGGTTAAATTCAG ATCACAAAGTTACAAGCCGTGACTCCCATCAGACTAGTGAACCCACACGTCCCCATCAAAAAAGTGTCGTCCCAGAGAGAG GGTTCAGGGTGGTCGTCCCAGAGAGAG AGTTCAAGGTTGGGGACAGAGTCCGAGTGAAGGTTTCTGTTGGAACTCCAAATTGTGGCTGGAGAAACGTCACTCACAGCAGTGTGGGTGTGATAAGAA TGATCTATGCTTCTTGGAATGTAGTTGACTTTCCTGAGTGCACTTCCTGGTGGGCACTACCCTCAGAGTTGGAGCTGGTCCTCTGA